One Rhodothermales bacterium genomic window carries:
- a CDS encoding phosphoribosylaminoimidazolesuccinocarboxamide synthase → MKSTPAIERQLDATIRETHLDLNGTRYQGKVRDTYRVGNCLVLVTTDRISAFDHILRQTIPFKGQVLNRLAAFFFERTKDIVPNHIISVPDPNVTLAKACTSIPIEFVVRGYLAGHAWRTYHAGGRSLCGVPLPEGLRQNSRLPTPILTPATKADEGHDEDISVEEILERGLLDRDTLDTLHRTALALFARGTELASRQGLILVDTKYEFGRAPDGTLTLIDEVHTPDSSRYFYADTYDERLAQDQPQRQLSKEFVREWLMAHDFQGKEGQRLPDLPDAFRCEIAARYIELYEKVTGTPFEPDTHPRPEERVAGAVHTALADHGCRD, encoded by the coding sequence ATGAAGTCTACTCCCGCTATCGAGCGTCAGCTCGATGCGACGATCCGTGAAACGCATCTCGACCTCAACGGGACGCGCTACCAGGGGAAAGTCCGCGACACCTACCGCGTCGGCAACTGCCTGGTGCTCGTTACGACGGACCGGATATCCGCCTTCGACCACATCCTGCGGCAGACCATCCCCTTCAAGGGGCAGGTGCTGAACCGGCTGGCCGCGTTCTTTTTCGAGCGCACGAAGGACATCGTCCCCAACCACATCATCAGCGTACCCGACCCGAACGTGACCCTGGCGAAGGCCTGCACGTCGATCCCCATCGAATTTGTGGTCCGCGGCTACCTGGCCGGGCATGCGTGGCGGACGTATCACGCGGGCGGTCGCTCGCTCTGCGGCGTGCCGCTGCCCGAGGGACTCCGCCAGAACAGCCGGCTCCCCACCCCGATCCTGACCCCGGCCACCAAGGCCGATGAGGGACACGACGAAGACATCAGCGTGGAGGAAATCCTTGAACGCGGGCTGCTGGATCGCGATACCCTCGATACCCTGCACCGCACCGCCCTGGCTCTGTTCGCCCGGGGGACCGAGCTGGCCAGCCGGCAGGGACTGATCCTGGTCGATACCAAATACGAATTCGGCCGGGCGCCCGATGGCACGCTGACGCTGATCGACGAGGTGCATACGCCGGACTCGTCGCGGTATTTTTACGCCGACACCTACGACGAACGGCTCGCTCAGGATCAACCCCAGCGGCAACTCTCCAAGGAATTTGTGCGCGAATGGCTCATGGCGCACGATTTTCAGGGTAAGGAAGGGCAGCGTCTGCCGGACCTGCCGGATGCGTTCCGGTGCGAAATCGCGGCGCGCTATATCGAATTGTACGAAAAGGTAACCGGCACCCCGTTCGAGCCGGACACCCACCCTCGCCCGGAAGAACGCGTCGCCGGCGCCGTACACACGGCGCTCGCCGACCATGGTTGCCGGGATTAA
- a CDS encoding molybdenum cofactor biosynthesis protein MoaE, whose translation MMERTESRTDTLWVCIDTAPLDIAAIAAFLPDPRVGGIDLFVGTTRQWTGEKETVLLAYECFPAMAIKEMQRIGQAAAARWGLARVALHHRLGPVPAGEASVILGAAAAHRGDAFDACRYLIDTLKKDVPIWKKEHFADGTQEWVQSGG comes from the coding sequence ATGATGGAACGAACCGAGTCCAGGACCGACACCCTGTGGGTCTGCATCGACACCGCCCCGCTCGATATCGCCGCGATCGCCGCTTTTCTACCCGACCCGCGGGTGGGCGGCATCGATCTGTTCGTCGGCACGACGCGCCAGTGGACGGGCGAAAAGGAGACGGTACTGCTCGCCTACGAATGCTTTCCCGCCATGGCTATCAAGGAAATGCAGCGGATCGGACAGGCGGCGGCTGCGCGATGGGGTCTTGCGCGGGTGGCCCTGCATCATCGGCTGGGCCCCGTCCCGGCCGGCGAGGCCAGCGTAATCCTCGGCGCGGCGGCAGCCCATCGGGGGGACGCCTTCGACGCGTGCCGCTATCTGATCGACACGCTCAAGAAAGACGTTCCCATCTGGAAAAAAGAACACTTCGCGGACGGCACGCAGGAATGGGTGCAGAGTGGAGGGTGA
- a CDS encoding MoaD/ThiS family protein, producing MSERAGQHPFRLRVQLFSVLRERLGQDVLELDVPAGLAGGELLDILARTYPDIGAFRTVIRLAVNEAYERETYRLHAGDQVALITPVSGG from the coding sequence ATGAGCGAACGCGCCGGCCAGCACCCGTTTCGCCTCCGCGTCCAGCTCTTCAGCGTACTGCGGGAGCGTCTGGGGCAGGATGTACTGGAACTCGATGTGCCCGCCGGTCTGGCCGGCGGCGAGTTGCTGGATATCCTGGCCCGGACGTACCCCGATATCGGCGCCTTTCGCACCGTAATCCGCCTGGCCGTAAACGAGGCCTACGAGCGCGAAACGTATCGGCTCCATGCCGGCGATCAGGTGGCCCTCATCACCCCGGTCAGTGGCGGATGA
- a CDS encoding redoxin domain-containing protein, which produces MSIRVGQPAPEIALYDDKKELFKLSSFKGSKNVILLFYPGAFTSVCTTELNTVNNDLAAYGADTVVVGISTDSPFAQAEFKKVNGLTFPLLSDHDAVASAAYGAKYDHNFTPMKLDRIAKRSAFVVAKDGTIAYAEVLENAGEMPDLDAVKKAVNG; this is translated from the coding sequence ATGTCGATACGCGTTGGTCAGCCTGCTCCTGAAATCGCTCTATACGATGACAAGAAAGAGCTTTTCAAACTCTCTTCGTTCAAGGGTTCGAAAAACGTCATTCTGCTTTTCTACCCGGGCGCATTCACGAGCGTATGCACTACAGAACTGAATACGGTCAATAACGACCTGGCGGCGTACGGCGCCGACACGGTGGTCGTCGGCATCTCGACCGACTCCCCGTTCGCCCAGGCGGAATTCAAGAAGGTGAACGGATTGACCTTCCCGCTGCTGAGCGACCACGACGCGGTCGCCAGTGCGGCGTACGGCGCGAAGTACGACCACAACTTCACGCCGATGAAGCTCGACCGGATCGCGAAGCGCTCGGCTTTCGTCGTGGCGAAAGACGGGACGATCGCGTATGCCGAAGTGCTTGAAAACGCCGGCGAGATGCCCGATCTCGACGCGGTGAAAAAAGCAGTCAACGGGTGA
- a CDS encoding ABC transporter permease — MFSPRFERFIATRYLWRSQGRPEGRRFVRFITYMAIGGVAIGVCALLLALAIVRGFSAEITAKIIGFGAHVQVVNLLDETVPESDVARATLSTIPDVVDVQPVIESFALLRRSEREIDGVLIRGVERMPDFFAERMVEGEERLAPEAGGPPGLVIGRQLARLLGLSVGDKVVAYSMRGAQGGMSQGLLRPRAKQYRVSGIYETSFANFDELYVFADIGTARDLFDFEPDEVTRFDVMLSDPQLADSVAARINDARDYPSHARTVFETYRQYFAWVRLQESMIPLVIGVIVIVGAFNIVGTLLMIMLEKTPEIGVLGSMGASRSMLRRLFLYLGALMGAMGVVIGEALALVLALLQQRYHLIPLPEEAYFMEAAPIALNAMDFVIVGVFALALCALAAYIPARVSSRIEPIRAIRFR, encoded by the coding sequence ATGTTTTCGCCCCGCTTCGAACGCTTCATCGCTACCCGTTATCTGTGGCGTTCGCAGGGACGACCGGAAGGACGACGCTTCGTGCGGTTCATCACGTACATGGCGATCGGCGGGGTGGCGATCGGGGTGTGCGCGCTCTTGCTCGCGCTCGCGATCGTACGCGGCTTCAGCGCCGAGATCACGGCCAAGATCATCGGCTTCGGCGCCCACGTGCAGGTCGTAAACCTGCTGGATGAGACGGTGCCCGAGAGCGACGTGGCGAGGGCGACGCTGTCAACGATTCCCGATGTGGTGGATGTGCAGCCGGTGATCGAATCGTTCGCGCTGTTGCGCAGGTCCGAGCGGGAGATCGACGGCGTCCTGATCCGGGGCGTGGAGCGCATGCCCGACTTTTTCGCGGAGCGGATGGTGGAGGGGGAAGAGCGGCTTGCCCCGGAGGCCGGCGGCCCGCCGGGGCTCGTCATCGGCCGGCAACTGGCGCGATTGCTGGGGCTTTCCGTCGGGGACAAGGTCGTGGCGTATTCGATGCGCGGCGCGCAGGGCGGCATGAGCCAGGGCCTGCTGCGCCCCCGCGCGAAGCAGTATCGCGTCAGCGGCATCTACGAAACATCGTTCGCGAACTTTGACGAGCTGTATGTCTTCGCGGACATCGGGACGGCGCGCGATCTGTTCGACTTCGAGCCGGACGAAGTGACCCGGTTCGATGTCATGCTTTCCGATCCGCAGCTGGCCGATTCCGTCGCCGCCCGCATCAACGATGCCCGGGATTATCCCTCCCATGCCCGCACCGTCTTCGAAACCTACCGGCAGTATTTCGCCTGGGTGCGTCTGCAGGAAAGCATGATCCCGCTCGTGATCGGGGTCATCGTGATCGTCGGCGCCTTCAACATCGTGGGCACGCTGCTGATGATCATGCTGGAGAAAACACCGGAAATCGGGGTGCTCGGCAGCATGGGGGCATCCCGGAGCATGCTCCGCCGGCTGTTTCTTTATCTCGGCGCGCTCATGGGCGCCATGGGCGTCGTCATCGGCGAGGCGCTCGCGCTCGTCCTCGCGCTGCTCCAGCAGCGATACCATCTCATTCCGCTGCCCGAGGAAGCCTATTTCATGGAGGCCGCTCCCATCGCGCTGAACGCGATGGATTTTGTGATCGTCGGCGTGTTCGCGCTCGCCCTCTGCGCCCTGGCCGCCTACATTCCGGCACGCGTGTCCTCCCGTATCGAGCCGATCCGGGCCATCCGTTTTCGATGA
- the pruA gene encoding L-glutamate gamma-semialdehyde dehydrogenase, producing MNNTSSHTPAPVNEPVRTYAPGSPERASLQAMLADLRTRTIEVPAFIGDRRVTTGRTARLAPPHDHRHTLGHVHLCDAPQVEQAIGAALAARSGWMNMHWTDRAAIFLKAADLLAGPWRDTINGATMLGQGKNVHQAEIDSACELIDFLRFNVHFMEQIYRDQPYSPAGTWNRLQYRPLEGFVFAVTPFNFTAIQGNLPTSAALMGNTVIWKPSTTAAYSAYYLMLLFQEAGLPPGVINMVPGDGADVGDPVFASEHLAGLHFTGSTPTFQHMWRTIGKQIASYRTYPRIVGETGGKDFIVAHGSADPVAVATAIVRGGFEYQGQKCSAASRVYIARSIWPAVEAVLAEQMSQVRMGPVEDFSNFVNAVIDARAFAKIAGYIDAARKAEHVRVLHGGGYDDSVGYFIEPTVLLTTDPKFTTMCEEIFGPVVTLYVYDDDAYAETLALVDATSPYALTGAIFARERGAVRQALDTLVDAAGNFYINDKPTGAVVGQQPFGGARGSGTNDKAGAMQNLLRWVSTRTVKETFVPPRHFGYPYLGSE from the coding sequence ATGAACAATACATCCAGCCACACGCCGGCGCCGGTCAACGAACCGGTGCGCACCTATGCACCTGGAAGCCCGGAGCGGGCTTCGCTGCAGGCGATGCTAGCGGATCTGCGGACCCGCACGATCGAGGTGCCGGCCTTCATCGGAGACCGCCGCGTCACCACCGGGCGAACTGCACGTCTCGCGCCGCCGCACGACCACCGCCACACGCTGGGCCACGTCCACCTCTGCGACGCCCCCCAGGTGGAGCAGGCCATCGGCGCGGCCCTGGCGGCCCGGTCCGGGTGGATGAACATGCACTGGACCGATCGCGCAGCGATTTTCCTCAAGGCGGCCGACCTGCTGGCCGGCCCGTGGCGCGACACCATCAACGGCGCCACCATGCTGGGCCAGGGCAAAAACGTCCATCAGGCCGAAATCGACTCCGCCTGCGAGCTCATCGACTTCCTGCGCTTCAACGTCCATTTCATGGAGCAGATCTACCGGGATCAGCCCTATTCGCCGGCCGGGACCTGGAATCGCCTGCAGTACCGGCCCCTCGAAGGGTTCGTGTTCGCCGTCACCCCCTTCAATTTCACAGCGATCCAGGGCAACCTGCCCACGTCAGCCGCGCTGATGGGCAATACCGTGATCTGGAAGCCCTCGACCACGGCGGCCTATTCGGCCTATTACCTCATGCTGCTCTTCCAGGAGGCGGGCCTGCCTCCCGGGGTCATCAACATGGTGCCCGGCGACGGGGCGGATGTGGGAGACCCCGTCTTCGCCTCCGAACATCTGGCCGGCCTGCATTTCACGGGATCGACCCCCACGTTCCAGCACATGTGGCGGACGATCGGCAAGCAGATCGCGTCCTATCGCACCTATCCACGCATCGTGGGCGAAACGGGCGGCAAGGACTTTATCGTGGCGCACGGCTCGGCCGACCCGGTAGCGGTGGCCACCGCCATCGTGCGCGGCGGTTTTGAATACCAGGGGCAGAAATGCTCGGCGGCGTCCCGCGTCTACATCGCCCGATCGATCTGGCCGGCCGTCGAGGCCGTGCTGGCGGAGCAGATGAGCCAGGTGCGCATGGGCCCCGTGGAAGACTTCTCCAACTTCGTCAACGCCGTGATCGATGCGCGCGCCTTCGCCAAGATCGCCGGCTACATCGATGCGGCGCGCAAGGCGGAGCACGTGCGCGTGCTCCACGGCGGCGGGTATGACGACAGCGTGGGCTACTTCATCGAGCCGACCGTCCTGCTCACCACCGATCCGAAGTTCACGACCATGTGCGAGGAGATCTTCGGGCCGGTCGTCACGCTGTATGTGTATGACGACGATGCTTATGCCGAGACCCTGGCGCTGGTCGACGCGACCTCGCCGTACGCCCTCACGGGCGCTATCTTCGCGCGGGAGCGTGGGGCCGTGCGCCAGGCGCTGGATACGCTCGTCGATGCCGCCGGCAACTTCTACATCAACGACAAACCGACGGGCGCCGTGGTCGGACAGCAGCCCTTTGGCGGAGCGCGAGGCAGCGGGACGAACGACAAGGCCGGCGCGATGCAAAACCTGCTCCGGTGGGTTTCCACGCGGACCGTCAAGGAGACCTTCGTCCCGCCTCGTCACTTTGGCTATCCGTACCTGGGTTCGGAGTAG
- a CDS encoding transglutaminase-like domain-containing protein produces the protein MEVRCSSPGELNALITLLDDPDLNVQTAVKERLTELGRPAVLGLRKAQCLARGDLRVHIGEVLHDLHFTDIRRRWRRLMESGTPDIEEGAILLALHRYPELDVEALKARLDAMADEIRPSIEAAEGVGRAFVLSSYLCNELGFQGNNEHYGDPNNSYLNCVVESRRGIPVSLCTLFIILGRRLGIPIHGVNMPAHFLAKYEDERHEVFFDIFNGGNPILKEQCVQFLIKAGLTPKPRYFKAASGQTILIRMVCNLLALPREETRVRLLDELNHLVEPWKPNTNVL, from the coding sequence ATGGAAGTACGCTGCTCTTCCCCGGGCGAGCTGAATGCCCTGATTACGCTCCTCGACGACCCTGACCTCAACGTACAGACGGCCGTGAAGGAGCGCCTGACCGAGTTGGGGCGTCCCGCCGTCCTCGGGTTGCGCAAGGCCCAATGCCTGGCGCGGGGCGATCTGCGGGTGCACATCGGCGAAGTGCTGCACGATCTGCACTTCACCGACATCCGCCGGCGCTGGCGGCGCCTGATGGAATCGGGCACGCCGGACATCGAGGAAGGGGCCATCCTGCTTGCGCTGCACCGGTATCCCGAACTGGATGTCGAGGCCCTCAAGGCCCGGCTGGACGCCATGGCGGACGAGATCCGCCCGAGCATCGAAGCAGCGGAAGGCGTGGGGCGCGCCTTCGTGCTCAGTTCTTATCTGTGCAACGAACTCGGCTTCCAGGGCAACAACGAGCACTACGGCGACCCGAATAACAGCTACCTGAACTGCGTCGTCGAGAGCCGGCGCGGCATCCCGGTCAGCCTCTGCACCCTGTTCATCATCCTCGGCCGCCGCCTCGGCATTCCCATCCACGGGGTCAACATGCCGGCGCACTTTCTCGCCAAATACGAGGACGAACGTCATGAAGTATTTTTTGATATATTCAATGGCGGCAACCCGATCCTCAAAGAACAGTGCGTTCAGTTCCTGATTAAGGCCGGCCTCACGCCCAAGCCGCGTTATTTCAAGGCCGCCAGCGGCCAGACCATCCTCATCCGCATGGTCTGCAACCTCCTCGCCCTTCCGCGGGAAGAGACGCGGGTTCGTCTGCTCGACGAACTCAACCATCTGGTCGAGCCCTGGAAGCCGAACACGAACGTGCTCTAA
- a CDS encoding methylglyoxal synthase, translating into MGTPELPSRKRIALVAHDHKKADLIDWAREHADTLSRHELLGTGTTGRLLNEALGIDIKRLQSGPLGGDQQLGALIAEGGIDVLVFFWDPLEPLPHDPDVRALLRISVVWNIPIACNRASADFIFSSPHLNGTYDRDIPDYGPYEMRSMRT; encoded by the coding sequence GTGGGCACGCCTGAACTCCCGAGTCGGAAACGGATCGCGCTCGTCGCGCACGACCACAAAAAAGCGGACCTCATCGACTGGGCGCGCGAACATGCGGACACGCTCAGCCGGCACGAACTCCTCGGCACCGGCACGACAGGCCGGCTCCTGAACGAAGCGCTGGGGATCGACATCAAGCGGCTGCAAAGCGGCCCCCTCGGCGGCGATCAGCAGCTCGGCGCGCTCATCGCGGAGGGCGGCATCGATGTGCTCGTCTTTTTCTGGGATCCCCTCGAACCGCTGCCGCACGATCCCGACGTGCGCGCGCTGCTGCGCATCTCCGTCGTCTGGAATATCCCGATCGCCTGCAACCGGGCCTCGGCCGACTTCATCTTCTCTTCCCCGCATCTCAATGGAACGTACGACCGGGATATTCCGGATTACGGTCCGTATGAAATGAGATCTATGCGTACGTGA
- a CDS encoding right-handed parallel beta-helix repeat-containing protein: protein MEMDLEPAGRLVERFVSETRWHARPIVERDSLKAVLSPTGALLWVDQQAEKTGAACTFEAPCTEIGAALRRARAGDAVVVRAGTYREALLLKTGGEPDRPLTLAAYPGEAVVVSGSDPLTDGWRADGTNWERSWRVSLPMHRSKQRPQDAFRPELLFVDGLPLRAVFASEKLNAGGTFWVEGEPESPRRIVANFKGQRRPDSLAIEAGIRPMLLTGADSTVRHVRIIGMAFMQAPNSGKDGCVQAVGDHWEVEENLVAWCNGLGIMVGGHDQTFRGNWAMYNGQMGWSSRTHHSLLEDNRSVGNNWKGYDARWEAGGGKFVETSYTTIRRHYAAYNQGPGIWLDIDNTNNIVEGSLVVGNLKAGIMIEYRSTHNVVRNNVVYGTRLLDGTGSGIQIQATSDNRIEMNTVYSNEGDGIRYKHGDIRAVSGGTVFSRNLVLNNGLGPTRAQEIRVEGTPPPDKPDTYDDNVYGRRGNEDAVFFIAEMPSNDLDTWQRFSQTTNDRIQAHPRRALVDVRSADGWRASEEMALSAYGVQLDRVGPR from the coding sequence ATGGAGATGGATCTCGAGCCCGCCGGCCGGCTCGTGGAACGATTTGTTTCGGAAACGCGCTGGCATGCGCGCCCGATTGTGGAGCGGGATAGCCTCAAGGCCGTGCTGAGCCCCACCGGCGCGCTGCTGTGGGTCGACCAGCAGGCCGAAAAGACCGGGGCCGCCTGCACCTTCGAGGCCCCTTGCACGGAGATCGGCGCGGCCTTGCGCCGCGCGCGGGCCGGCGATGCCGTGGTCGTGCGCGCCGGCACCTACCGGGAAGCCCTGCTCCTCAAGACGGGAGGCGAACCGGATCGCCCGCTCACGCTCGCCGCGTACCCCGGTGAGGCCGTCGTGGTGTCCGGCTCCGATCCGCTCACCGACGGATGGCGCGCCGATGGCACCAACTGGGAGCGCAGCTGGAGGGTGTCGCTCCCGATGCATCGATCCAAACAGCGTCCGCAGGATGCGTTTCGCCCCGAGCTGCTGTTCGTGGATGGATTGCCCCTGCGGGCGGTCTTCGCGAGCGAAAAGCTGAACGCCGGCGGGACGTTCTGGGTGGAAGGCGAGCCCGAATCGCCGCGACGCATCGTGGCGAACTTCAAGGGACAGCGCCGGCCGGATAGCCTGGCGATCGAGGCGGGGATCCGCCCCATGCTCCTGACCGGCGCGGACTCGACGGTGCGGCATGTCCGCATCATCGGGATGGCCTTCATGCAGGCCCCCAACTCGGGAAAAGACGGCTGCGTGCAGGCGGTTGGCGATCACTGGGAGGTGGAAGAAAACCTGGTCGCGTGGTGCAACGGGCTCGGCATCATGGTCGGGGGACACGACCAGACGTTTCGCGGCAACTGGGCCATGTACAACGGGCAGATGGGCTGGAGCAGCCGGACGCATCATTCGCTCCTGGAAGACAACCGGAGCGTGGGCAACAACTGGAAAGGCTACGACGCCCGCTGGGAAGCCGGCGGGGGCAAATTCGTCGAGACCTCCTACACGACCATCCGCCGGCATTACGCCGCCTACAACCAGGGGCCCGGGATCTGGCTCGACATCGACAATACGAACAACATCGTCGAAGGCTCGCTCGTCGTGGGCAACCTCAAAGCCGGCATCATGATCGAATACCGCTCCACCCACAATGTCGTGCGCAACAATGTGGTGTACGGCACCCGGCTCCTCGACGGCACCGGCAGCGGCATTCAGATCCAGGCGACGAGCGACAACCGGATCGAGATGAACACGGTCTACTCCAATGAGGGAGACGGCATCCGGTACAAACATGGCGATATCCGGGCGGTCTCCGGAGGCACCGTCTTCAGCCGAAATCTCGTGCTAAACAACGGACTGGGCCCGACCCGCGCGCAGGAAATCCGGGTGGAGGGGACGCCGCCCCCGGACAAGCCGGACACGTACGACGACAACGTCTACGGCCGGCGTGGAAACGAGGATGCCGTGTTCTTCATCGCGGAAATGCCCAGCAACGACCTCGACACGTGGCAACGGTTCTCGCAGACCACGAACGACCGGATCCAGGCGCATCCGCGCCGCGCGCTGGTGGATGTGCGTTCTGCCGACGGGTGGCGGGCGTCCGAGGAAATGGCCCTGTCCGCCTATGGCGTCCAGCTGGATCGCGTAGGGCCGCGCTGA